The DNA segment GCCGCCATCATGGCGCGGCCCCTGTGGCGGAATTGGTAGACGCGACCGACTCAAAATCGGTTTCCGCAAGGAGTGCTGGTTCGAGTCCGGCCAGGGGCACCAAGCTTATCCTTCGCATCATAAATCCCACAGCGCCTTTGCGTGAGCTTGCGCCCTGGACCTGCTTTACCCTGCCGTTGCGAGTGCATAATCTCGGACTGCCGGCTTGAGGAAGCCGGCGCTCGGTTGGGAGGCTGAACATGCTTGAGCGGCGGGAGAGCTACGAGGCGCTCTATCGGGATTTCCAGTGGAAGATTCCGGACCGGTTCAATATTGGCACCGCGATCAGCGATCGGTGGGCCGAGGAGTTTCCGGATCGTATCGCGCTTTTCGACTACCAGCCCGACGGGGAGCCGCAGACGCTTACTTTCGGTGCACTGGCGGAACAGTCAAACCGCTTTGCCAATGTGCTGAGAAATCTTGGCATAGAGCGCGGGGACCGGGTCGGCCTTTTGCTGGCGCAGGGCTTCGAGACTGTCATCGCCCATGCTGCCATCTACAAGCTTGGTGCAGTCGCCGTGCCGCTCGCGCTGCTCTTCGGTGCTGATGCGCTTGAGCATCGGTTGCAGAGTTCGGGGGCGAAGCTTGTCGTTGCAACATTGACAGGGGCGAAGAAGCTTGCGCCGTTGCGCGACGCTCTGCCCGAGCTTCGGCAGGTTGTTACGGTCAGTGAAGGGAACCGCGAGTCGAACGACTTCTATCCCCACCTCGCCGACGCCTCTCCCAATTTCGTGGCCGAGGCCACCACACCCGACGACCCAGCCCTGATGATCTTCACCTCAGGCACCACAGGTCCGCCCAAGGGCGCGCTTCACGGGCACCGGGTTTTGTTGGGCCATATCCCCGGGGTCCAGTATCACCATGAGTTCTTGCCCCAGGGAGGCGACCGGCTCTGGACGCCAGCCGACTGGGCATGGGCCGGTGGGCTTTTGAACATCGTCCTTCCGGGGCTCTATTTCGGCTTGCCGGTCGTTGCGGCAAGGCTTGGGCGCTTCGATCCGGAGGCTGCGTTGACGCTCCTGGAGCGGATGCAGATACGCAACGCCTTTATCCCGCCAACGGCCTTGCGCATGCTGAAGGCTGTTCCGGACATCTCCAGCCGCTTCAAGCTGTCGCTCCGCAGTGTCGCTTCGGGCGGCGAGGCGCTGGGCCGCGAGACCTACGAGTGGGCGCGGCGGGAACTTGGGCTGACTATCAACGAATTCTACGGCCAGACCGAGTGCAATATCGTGCTCTCATCCTGTGCTGCGCTTGGTGTGACACGTGCCGGAGCGATCGGGCGACCGGTGCCGGGTCACCGTGTGGGGATCATCGACGCAAACGGCAATGAGTTGCCTGTTGGAGAGGCCGGCGACATTGCCGTAAGACGGCCGGACCCGGTCATGTTTCTCGGTTACTGGCAGAACGAGGACGCGACCCGTCGCAAGTTCATCGGTGACTGGATGACGACCGGCGATCAGGGCATGTTCGATGAAGATGGTTATGTTCACTTCGTCGGACGTGACGACGATGTCATTACGTCTGCAGGCTACCGCATCGGACCGTCGGAAATCGAGGATTGTATCGCGGCGCATCCGGCGGTGTCTCTCGCCGTTGCCGTGGGCAAGCCCGATCCGCTGCGTACCGAGATTGTGAAAGCCTATATCGTTACCAACAAGGGTCATGCGCCTTCCGCCGAACTGGCCGATGAGATCCGGCTATGGGTGCGCGAACGGTTGTCGGCGCACGAATATCCCCGCGAGCTGGAATTCGTGGACGAAATCCCGCTCACCACCACCGGCAAGGTGATCCGCCGCACCTTCAGGGAAAAGGCGCGCAGGGAGGTCGAGGAAGCGCAGACCGGCTGAACCTCAGCTCAGCTTCGACGCAGCATGCGCCGCATGCGGTTTCGAAGGATGCGCAGCGTGTTTCGTGCCTCGCGGTGGAAACGGATATTGGTCGCCGCCTGATGTGCTGCCTTTTCAGTACCCGGAACAAGACCGATGACGAATGTGCCGATGCTGCGGCGCTCGCTCCAAAGGCGGCTCATCACCGGATGATCGGGGACGGCGCAGGAGTCGGTCGCGATGATGTTCGGGTCATCAAGATGATTGCGCGTGACGTCGATCATCAGAAGTGTGCCGGGTGAGTAGCTTGCATAGTTCTCGTCGTAAGCGGTCTTCCACGTATAGGCGATGCCGGATTCGATGAAGAC comes from the Nitratireductor basaltis genome and includes:
- a CDS encoding acyl-CoA synthetase, producing the protein MLERRESYEALYRDFQWKIPDRFNIGTAISDRWAEEFPDRIALFDYQPDGEPQTLTFGALAEQSNRFANVLRNLGIERGDRVGLLLAQGFETVIAHAAIYKLGAVAVPLALLFGADALEHRLQSSGAKLVVATLTGAKKLAPLRDALPELRQVVTVSEGNRESNDFYPHLADASPNFVAEATTPDDPALMIFTSGTTGPPKGALHGHRVLLGHIPGVQYHHEFLPQGGDRLWTPADWAWAGGLLNIVLPGLYFGLPVVAARLGRFDPEAALTLLERMQIRNAFIPPTALRMLKAVPDISSRFKLSLRSVASGGEALGRETYEWARRELGLTINEFYGQTECNIVLSSCAALGVTRAGAIGRPVPGHRVGIIDANGNELPVGEAGDIAVRRPDPVMFLGYWQNEDATRRKFIGDWMTTGDQGMFDEDGYVHFVGRDDDVITSAGYRIGPSEIEDCIAAHPAVSLAVAVGKPDPLRTEIVKAYIVTNKGHAPSAELADEIRLWVRERLSAHEYPRELEFVDEIPLTTTGKVIRRTFREKARREVEEAQTG